GGTTATTTTGGAAGCCGTTTGAAATTTAGTATAAGAGTTACTAACTTTAATACTTTGGTAATTGCAACAAATAAATGTCCATGAAATATAGGAACGACTTTAACTCCAAAAACAATCTAATAAATGTTGGTAAGTGGACTCATCTAACATTTGGCAATTTTCTAAAAGAGATTGTAACTTAAACAAGTTGGTAAGCTGGCAAATAAACATTGACAGATTATTACAGGTAGCAACTCAAATAAAAGTCGGTAATTTCCTATAAGAGTTAATAAAAAACTTTAACCAATTAATGATGGTAATTTAACTCGTGAAAAGTTGGTAAACCACCATAATCAAAGTTGGTAGTTTCCTGTTTGAGTTAGTAACTTTAACAAGTTAacaactttaaaaataaatgttggtaattcttagactaattaaaatttttaatttaaagtacAAGAAGGCATTCACGAGCAAATCTCTATTCTGCACGTCTAATTGTTACACATATTTCGGTAATAgttgatattattttatattctaTTGCATAATTCTCTAATCGAATGATGCAAATTTTGGtaataaatgtttaaaaataaattgttatgtATATATAGATTCTACTTAAAAATATGTATATTATTATATGCTTAAATTTGATTGTTTATGATGAGGTCTGAAAAGAATCTGACCCATCTCATATTTGACTTACATTTAAcaaacaataataaatgaaaagatcaaattcatatttggctcatattttacaaataaatcaTTGAATTCATAATTGAGAAATAATCGCAAGGCCCCGGATGTTTAGTGGATCATCCATCCAAACTCCTTGTGGGGTTTATGTTGGGTAAAAACTGATTGCCCAATTTTATTGATCCCGGGGATGAGTCTACCATGACCACTTTCTTGGCCCAACCACTTCGGCCATTCCATGGCCTTCCGGTCAATGATCCCGAGGCCCACTTTTGGGCCATCTCGTTTCTGTTAGTTAATCCTCACTACAGCCCACAGCCTATTACATGTTGTTGGACCTAACAAAGAAAAGTGCCCTTTGAAAACGTAAATCCATCCGAGAATCTTGGCTTGTCAGATTTATTCATAGGCAGGTCATACTAGACCAAAAGAAATGGGCAACTGGTCCGTCCGATTAGAACGCATGAAGAAGACAATACTTACAGATACTAAAGTTACTAATGGTGAAAATTATTCAGTGTAATTCCTCGATTAgtgcttttcaattttgctgggGGCTTTTGCGCATAAAACCTATTCAAGAAGATACATGTTTTTGGGCTTTGGTCAGATTCCATTAAGGGAGACCCAAATCAACAAGTTACTCATTTTTCCAGGCCACGTACGGTGGGTAAAAGTTATTGCCTAAGGGCATCCAAGTGACGGATGAGTCCTTCGGTGCACGAAGTTGTTAGGAGTAGGACTCATTGATATAGCGTGTCAAAAACCAAAGCCTTACTCAGTTTTTCCAATAATGTTCACTATTTTCTGTTTGGATTTAATATCATTACATGTAGATTTTTCGCATTGAATCTATGATTCTCTAAATCAAATCCGTGTTGCAGTTGTCTACCACGTGTCTTGATAGATTTGCATTACAAAGGATCAATTTGGGCTAGAGGTATCAACTTGAGATTTATGTGAGGCAAAAGTTAGTCTGACATAAATATATCATGGGAGACTAGTTTAGGatctttcatgatattaaccctcTAAATTAGTTAGAGGATAAAACTGCTAATTCCGTATAAGCTCTAGCAAAGAATTTCATGGATGTGTATAgttattttgttataattttctACAGATGTTTTATCTCTCTTGCGAAAAAGTCATGTTGATATCTAACATTAAGAATATTAAATATAGTTTTATCCATGCGATGCACAGGCATCTTACCGCATCTTACTAGTTTTATGTAAAAGTCAATATCATTAACTTATTGGTAAGCTACGTAATGAAATAGTTTGTAATTTCAAACTATGTAGTAACTTAAAAGTATTGGTCAAAAGTACTGGTTACTTACCAAAGCATTACAATTAAACAAGTTTCAGTGAAAATTTTGCTGGCAAcagaatttgaaaattgacttgCCCAAAATTCTATTAATAGCCTTAGCTTTTCTATCGGTTTGAGGATGGCTAGCAGAATTGAACTAAGGTGGAGTCCCCTCTTTTCACCATAAGGAATGCCAAAAGTGACACAAACTTGACATCGCTATTAGAAGGGGGATGCTTTTGGAATACCATCTAGGCACGCAATTCACTAATATGAAACTCAATAACATGTAAACCATTGAGTCTCCATGAcgataattttcaaaatttttaccatACAAAAATTGTCCGGTAAGCCCCTTCCTACTAATAGCAACATTTCCATTCACAATGCGCATGCGCGAGGGAAAGTGTTGATTAGGTTTGTCTCAATATATGAAGTTTAATTGATATTCCTGACTTGCGCTATATAAACACTCACCACCTTTATCTTTTGAGGGATACACCTTCAAATACAATTTCATATATGACATGTCAAATCTCATTCCTTAGACTCCCTTTCATTTAATACTCTTTTCTTCCTTCGGAACGATGTGctataattttagaaaattcattgaaaatttacCGTAttgaaaatatccaaatcatCATGAAATGACTACTCATTGATAAAGATGTCTCAAGAATAAAGTAGTTAAAGCTTAATCAAAAGAAGGCGCAAAAAGACTTACCATGCATTTGGTGGACGTGCACCATAGAGGTTTAATAAATCACACATGAAATCCACTGGATCAAGATGTCAAAGTCTATCGATGcatctacattttttttttttttatgtatacaAATGCAAGGTATATATGTGGTGGTTGTGTTTATTATGATATAGTAAACTTTGAGCTCTTACACTACACCAACGTATATCTAGCTCAAAGCAAAAAACTATGCAAGACGGCTAGGGctctattatttttcatatttttgttacGTTTATGACCAATTAGGCATACACAATatgtcttcttttttaaaaaaacgaTCAACCAATCACCACTTCTTAATAAGTGAGAATAGAATAGATTCCCGACCTTCCACTGCCTTCGTAGGATCTACAGGCAGGTGGTTGCGAATCTCTACATAAGATTCTAGATGTTAGCTTAAATGCATGTGATGAATCAGTTAGCAAAGGAATGCCGGAGTGTGACGTGGATTGAATATTGCCTATGTGGAAACCCCCTGTGGGTAGTGAATGGTGGGAGATGCCATAAGCTGTTTGACTGGCTTTCGCTTTAAGCTAATTCTAAGAGTGCATTATGTATGTGCAATAATTAATCCACAGCACACTACGGGGTCATTCAGTGGCCACTTAGGCTAAATTTGGCTTAGATTTGATACTAGAGAGATTTGAATACATGATTTTTGATTCAGCTATTgacatttatttgattgttttgaaaTCACTTCCCCACTTAATTATTTACAACTATAAAATTGCAGATGTTATCAGCATGTTAAACTTACCAACTCTTACAAAAATTACCGGTTGTTATCTGAGTCTATTTGGCAACGTTTATTTGATTATAATTAAACAAGTTGAAACATTCCCCAAGCAAATGTGGTGAATGATGTGAATAGTTGATACTTTTgaaacaaccaaataaaaattggaaagtGACTGAAATAAGAGTGTCTAACTTAATCACCACAAGCAAGTGATGTTAAATTATTGTAATGATGTTGGTAATATTCAACAGAATTGGTAATTTCATGAAAGAGTAGTAATGTTAACATGCTAGTAGGCTTTCCAAATTAACCTTGGTGAACTATTGAAATAGTGGGTGCTtcttaaacaattaaaaaaatgttggtAATTAACttaaataaaagttgataatttcgAATTTGAGTTATCTGCCTTTTTTAGTTGGCGAATTGTCACAAATTTCAGTTTATTATCGGAATGGTTggaacttttgaaaaataatcgaATAAACATTGATAACTAACTCATATGTTCATTGAAGTTTCATGTAAGAGTTCTTAAATAAACTCTGCATATAATTGTTGGTAAATTATTGGATTAGTAGGTAATTTTGGAAAGGCAGGTAATTTAGTATGAGAGTTAGTTCAACTCCTCCATAACTTCAAAAAGTAAATATCGGTAAACTATAGAAATGACTTTAATTGCTACAAATAATCTAATAGATGTCGGTAACTGGACTTAAATAATAGCTGGTAATTTTCCGAAAGAGAAGGTAATTTAAACAAGTTAATAAGTTGGCAAATAAACATTCATAGATTGTTACAACAATTGATAATTTCAAAACAttggaaaaaattattagtGACTCAAATATTAATTGGTgatattctaaaaataatgtaaatttaaacttgaaaaataaatatttgtgcggtttttaattccaaaaaaaaaaaaattaaacaccGACGAGGACTCAAACAAGAGTTGGTAGTATGTGGTCGTTGTATTTATTTCTGTATGCAAATGCAAGGTATAAATGTGGTCGTTGTATTTATTATGATATAGTGAACTTTGAGCCCTTACACTACACCAACGTATATCTAGCTTAGAACAAAAAACTATGCAAGACGGCGTggactttattatttttcgtatttctgttatgtttttttttggtaaggcaTATTTTTGTTATGTTTATGACTGATTAAGCGTACAAAGTATgtcttctttttgaagaaacgATCAACCAATCACCACTTCTTAATAAGTGATGAATTGAAGAGAATTCTAACCTTCCACTTCCTCTGCGGGATCTATAGGTGGATGGTTGCAAATCTCTACATAAGATTCCAAATGTTAGCTTAAATGCATGTGATGAATTAGTTGGCAAAGActgaccaataaaaaaaaatagttggcaAAGGAATGATCGTGGCTCATGTGCTCCCACTTGAGGTTACACACTCTTTCTCTCTAAATCACAAATTTTGTTTCCGTACGTATACGTAGTGGAAGTGGTCACGCCATTCTAGCGTGTAGTGAATTTATGAGCGTTGGTGAATTTACAAGGATTACTTACTAAACTCATATTTATAAAGTGAGATGGTGTGCTCTATATAAACCATATGATCTAGTGAATTCTGATTACATGTGGCTTCAATTATGATCaagtgatttttatttcaaaatcaagccaaattttgaaatgaatgtatatctcactttttttctttgatcgtTCTGGAATGTCTATGCAAGTTAGTTTATTGTTCTTGCaggattttgaaaaattgaagttcattAACTTTAGTAAATGCCAGTCACTGGTTTGTTCGCCAGACCTCTCTTATATTCCAAATCTCGAGGAATTGAATTTCTATATGTGCAAAAACTTGGAGCGTGTCCATGCTTCAATTGCAAAGCACTGTAAGTTACGAGAGTTGAATCTTGAAGGGTGCCATCTATCAGAAGTAGAGTTCCTGGAAAATCTTTCCTGTCCTCGCttattcatattaaaattgTATGGAAACAATTTTACTACCCTTCCTACATTAGAGAGACTAAATGACTTGGAAGAATTGGAGGTTTCGGATTGCCAACAACTACAAGAGATCCCCAAGATTCCGGCGAAATTGAGAAGACTAAAGGGAAATAATTGCAAATCTCTAACTAGAATTCCTTGCAACATATGTGACGTTGGGGACGTTGAGTTATATTCAAGTCGGGATCAGGAGCTAGTCCATAATGGGTTCCCCGTGAATGATTTGTTCATGCCTGAggttagactctctctctctctctctctctctttcttctctcttgtgCTATTGCTAACTATATATAAAACTCTAGGATTGCCACTTAACTCATTCATACTCTTTCTTTTAGGtgccaatttaaaaaaaaaaaaaaacgatctaACAGTCTATATCTATGACAGAAATTTCATTGCCAACCAAATCATCGAGTTGTTCTATCTGGAGGAGAGATGCCAAAGTGGTTGCTGCCCAATAAAGAGGGTTATATATCTTTCGTGGCTTCAAAGGACTTATATGAAAAGATCCTAGGAGTAGCTTTCTGTGTTGTATTTCAAGTGGTGCATAGGTCACGTGAGAGTACTTCATTCGAGGTTATAGGATCTGTTAATTGCAAAGCCGCAATACACAGGAAGTATTTCAAGTTCTTTGATTTGGATAATGTGTGGCTGGAGTATATGGAATTAAAGGATTTGTGGACAGTAGACCATTTTAGTCCAAATGACCTGACTCGTTTCCGCATTAGCATTAGAGTATGCAATTATCACGAACTACTTGTGAAGAAGTGTGGATTCCGACTAATATGCAAGCCACTAGAGAATGATATAAAGGTTTTGCTTCAAGACGATCAGTTGCTAGATCCAGCTTTATTCTACGAGGTTTCACATGAAGATAATCCAATgagcacaaaaagaaaaaggattgaaCATGGTTAATTTGTCAATCGaggtatctctctctccccccctcccccttctccAAATGTGTGCGTGTGTATATGCGTGTGTATATGCATGTGTTGATATGGTGTACATCGGGTGCATGTAATGCAAAACTATAAATTCtagacaaacaaacaaatttaatataAAGCGATTTTGCACATGTATAAAGCTTAACAAAATCTCAACTTGATGCAATGATGAAGACCCGATGTTTGTAATCCCCGTATTGAAAAATACGGTTGAAATCTTAGAAAATCTAACGAACAAATGGACACGTGGTTCTTGATGTTATGGTTGATCATAACAACTGACACCAATAATAGTACTAGATCAACTCTACGGACTAAGATAAAACTGCACAAGTATAATAATTCAATAATTCGACATGAGACCTTTTTCACTCTTAGGTGTTTGTTGCTATTATAATAGGGGACCGTTGTACTACATGCCTAGCTAGCCACATGCGGATTACTTGGACagtgtgatttaattttattaatagagAGTATTGCATTTGAGATTCTCCTTTTATATAAAATTAGAGCAGACATAAAAGGGGCAAGTGGTTGGATGAGGCTGGTCTGTGGAGAGGGTATGCATTAGATTTTCCTTTCCAATTTTCCATTAGTTTGAGTGCAAgtagaattttcttttaaaaatttatttaaataatgtTAAATTTGTTGCAAGTAAGTTGGAGTTCAATTAGGACAGTTTGTACTGAAGAATCGGTGATCTCCAAAGTGAACTCGTAACAATGAACATTAGACAATGGGGTCTGACGAGGACGATTAATTTCTTGGATATGCTGTtctattttccatcaatttttcaCTTCCTATATATTACACTTGTATTATATGAGCTGCGTTTAGGGTGATTCAATCTAACATTAGGGGTGGGTAGCACTTGCAGGGGAATGATTTCCGACATAAGCAACGATCAATATGTCTAATTATTACAGAACTCTTGCTTTAGTTGAATTACTaggaatatgcacaaatcaaaCTCTTTTTTCTCGAACTAATTACAAACTTGGATACTTCTAATAATTTACACATATAACAGAGGCATCGTTATTCCAGCCTTTGGTCTCACTATGGGAATGTTAGCCCCGGAAGAGAGATGCCAAAAGGGTTCGTCCTTGTTGAAGACGGTAGTATATCTTTCAAGGCTTCAAAGACTTGTACAACAACTTCGTAGGATTTTTCTATGTGTTGTCTTTAATGTAGAAGATGGAGAAAAGGAAGTATCTTTCGACATCATACCACGTGTCAACGGCCAAAGGCGGAATGAGGTATCGGGAACTCTCGGTTCATTTGAGATGGATCACGTGTGGTTTCAATTTTTCCGAACAAATGCGTTGTGGGGATTATTGGAGGGAGTAGTTGACTTTGGTCAATTTGACGAGAGTTATCCGATATTTAGCCTTAATATTAGAGTAGCGGGTGCAACTGTTAAAAAGTTGGGATATGTGTTGCAATCCAATCCTCTAGAGGATGCTTTGAGGGTTGAGATTGAAAAGAATTGCTTCATGGATCCGGCTTCAGTCTTCGAGAATAGGGAGGATCCACAGTATGAGTGGAGAATATGGCAGATGGCAGGATTTGTCACGGATGTCATGCCTAAGGTtagaccctctctctctctctctctctctctctctctctctcgcattgATATGGAGTAGGGTAC
This region of Eucalyptus grandis isolate ANBG69807.140 chromosome 8, ASM1654582v1, whole genome shotgun sequence genomic DNA includes:
- the LOC120287806 gene encoding uncharacterized protein LOC120287806 — encoded protein: MYISLFFFDRSGMSMQVSLLFLQDFEKLKFINFSKCQSLVCSPDLSYIPNLEELNFYMCKNLERVHASIAKHCKLRELNLEGCHLSEVEFLENLSCPRLFILKLYGNNFTTLPTLERLNDLEELEVSDCQQLQEIPKIPAKLRRLKGNNCKSLTRIPCNICDVGDVELYSSRDQELVHNGFPVNDLFMPEKFHCQPNHRVVLSGGEMPKWLLPNKEGYISFVASKDLYEKILGVAFCVVFQVVHRSRESTSFEVIGSVNCKAAIHRKYFKFFDLDNVWLEYMELKDLWTVDHFSPNDLTRFRISIRVCNYHELLVKKCGFRLICKPLENDIKVLLQDDQLLDPALFYEVSHEDNPMSTKRKRIEHG